In Deltaproteobacteria bacterium, a single genomic region encodes these proteins:
- a CDS encoding ABC transporter substrate-binding protein produces KMPANQYWEVWDKAPWGYTAWTHRPLGTMVLGLGYRAGVPWNESAYNNPKFDAALDDAEATLDVNERKKKMAVCEKILQDDAIIPQPFWRSVFKAANKRVKGHQTHPTLYHQFHNVWLEG; encoded by the coding sequence ACAAGATGCCGGCCAACCAGTACTGGGAGGTCTGGGACAAGGCGCCCTGGGGCTATACCGCCTGGACGCACCGTCCCCTCGGCACCATGGTGCTCGGCCTGGGCTACCGCGCCGGCGTGCCCTGGAACGAGAGCGCCTACAACAACCCGAAGTTCGACGCCGCTCTCGACGATGCCGAGGCCACCCTCGACGTCAACGAGCGCAAGAAGAAGATGGCCGTCTGCGAGAAGATCCTCCAGGACGACGCCATCATTCCGCAGCCCTTTTGGCGCTCGGTCTTCAAGGCGGCCAACAAGCGGGTCAAGGGGCACCAAACCCATCCGACGCTGTACCACCAGTTCCACAACGTGTGGCTGGAGGGGTAA
- a CDS encoding ABC transporter permease, with the protein MTQLILRRVGMMLLIMLVVALLLFLMNEGDPRLIARSVLGPYAQDQQLDAWIAQHGYDRPIMVRYFDWIGRVLSGDLGDSIIYKRPVNEIFWDRLGNTGILAGVTFVVMVVVALTLGVLAGMKEGSAQDRVISVFSITTTSIPEYASAVLLAWIFVFGLGWLPGTSAMTGGFNVVELILPVMVLTLYGFGYVARMTRASMAEVMTNHYIRTAMLKGLPYRHIIMKHALRNALIAPFTVIMLQINWLLSGVVVTEFAFGYKGFGALLLEAALRRDIFVIEACGLAAVFVAVFTQTIGDVGYTYLNPRIRFK; encoded by the coding sequence ATGACACAACTGATTCTGCGGCGGGTGGGCATGATGCTCCTCATCATGCTGGTGGTGGCGCTGCTTCTCTTTCTCATGAACGAGGGCGACCCCCGGCTTATCGCGCGCAGCGTCCTCGGGCCCTACGCCCAGGACCAGCAGCTCGACGCCTGGATCGCCCAGCACGGCTACGACCGGCCGATCATGGTCCGCTACTTCGATTGGATCGGACGCGTGCTCTCCGGCGACCTGGGCGATTCCATCATCTACAAGCGGCCGGTGAACGAGATCTTCTGGGACCGGCTCGGCAACACCGGCATCCTCGCCGGCGTGACCTTCGTGGTCATGGTGGTGGTGGCGCTGACCCTCGGGGTGCTGGCGGGCATGAAGGAAGGCTCGGCGCAGGACCGGGTGATCTCGGTCTTTTCCATCACCACGACCTCGATCCCGGAATACGCCAGCGCGGTGCTGCTGGCCTGGATCTTCGTCTTCGGGCTCGGCTGGCTTCCGGGCACCTCGGCCATGACCGGGGGTTTCAACGTCGTCGAACTGATCCTGCCCGTGATGGTGCTGACGCTGTACGGTTTCGGCTACGTGGCGCGCATGACCCGGGCGTCCATGGCGGAGGTCATGACCAACCACTACATCCGCACCGCCATGCTCAAGGGGCTGCCGTACCGGCACATCATCATGAAGCACGCGCTGCGGAACGCGCTCATCGCGCCGTTCACGGTCATCATGCTGCAGATCAACTGGCTCCTGTCCGGGGTGGTGGTGACGGAGTTCGCCTTCGGCTACAAGGGGTTCGGCGCGCTCCTGCTGGAGGCGGCGCTGCGGCGCGACATCTTCGTCATCGAAGCCTGCGGGCTGGCGGCGGTGTTCGTGGCGGTCTTCACCCAGACCATCGGCGACGTCGGCTACACCTACCTGAACCCGCGGATCCGGTTCAAGTGA
- a CDS encoding ABC transporter permease — MATNSDSTPLVRPDSTIVNAVKAAALLRESPVGMVGALIVVFFVLLAIFAPLVSPYDPNATMLPFAFPGTAAPDGGVFLLGTDHLGRDILSRIIWGGQRVLFYATIATISAYIVGIVMGLAAGYFRGYLDEIISFFANVILSFPIMVLYVLIIAKLGASGLNIVFAVVFASSPGIMRIVRGVTMDIATRDYIAASQTRGEGPWYIMLVEILPNARSPLIVDFCLRMGYTTITIGALGFLGLGLPPPDPDWGGMITETRAFVTGGFPHMAIMPACAVSLLVLGFNLLADGLREVSLRD; from the coding sequence ATGGCTACGAATTCCGACAGCACACCCCTCGTAAGACCGGATTCGACCATCGTGAACGCGGTCAAGGCCGCGGCCCTCCTGCGCGAGAGCCCGGTGGGCATGGTGGGCGCGTTGATCGTCGTCTTCTTCGTCCTGCTGGCGATCTTCGCGCCGCTGGTGTCGCCCTACGATCCCAACGCCACGATGCTGCCGTTCGCGTTTCCGGGCACGGCCGCGCCGGACGGCGGCGTGTTCCTGCTAGGCACCGATCACCTGGGCCGCGACATCCTCTCGCGCATCATCTGGGGCGGCCAGCGGGTGCTGTTCTACGCCACGATCGCGACGATCTCGGCGTACATCGTCGGCATCGTCATGGGCTTGGCGGCGGGTTATTTCCGCGGCTACCTGGATGAGATCATCTCGTTCTTCGCCAACGTGATCCTGTCGTTTCCCATCATGGTGCTCTACGTCCTGATCATCGCCAAGCTGGGCGCGTCGGGGCTCAACATCGTCTTCGCGGTGGTGTTCGCGTCCTCGCCGGGCATCATGCGCATCGTGCGCGGCGTCACCATGGACATCGCTACCCGAGACTACATCGCCGCGTCGCAGACACGGGGCGAGGGCCCCTGGTACATCATGCTGGTGGAGATCCTGCCCAACGCGCGCAGCCCGCTGATCGTCGACTTCTGCCTGCGCATGGGCTACACGACCATCACCATCGGCGCGCTCGGATTCCTGGGCCTGGGCCTGCCGCCGCCCGACCCCGACTGGGGCGGCATGATCACCGAGACCCGCGCCTTCGTCACCGGCGGGTTCCCGCACATGGCCATCATGCCCGCGTGCGCGGTGTCCCTGCTGGTGCTGGGATTCAACCTGCTGGCCGACGGACTGCGGGAAGTGTCGTTGAGAGACTAG
- a CDS encoding ABC transporter ATP-binding protein encodes MADHNGNGGGDAPVLDISGLRLSYYTRAGEIPAVMDFDLTIAKGESVGLVGESGCGKSTVANGIMRYMGKNGGIVGGTIKFQGRDMAEMSEEEIRRVRGKDIAMIYQEPMAALNPSLTIAAQLMEVPMIHEGVSEEEAFQRSFDMLSAVHIPDPKRLMDSYPHQVSGGQQQRVVIAMALLSRPALLLLDEPTTALDVTVEAGIVELIAELSKESGTSLLYISHNLGLMLEVCDRICVMYSGEVVEEGHISSIFSWPKHPYTHGLFGCIPLPHADKNARPLNAIKGQLPLPHQRPTGCYFGPRCDFFQAGRCDSDHIPMEEVFTDDDDAHRVRCLRWNEIDHDEARSVETTREPIEVGDTVLEVDNMRKYYEVKESTLAAMVSGGSVRQVKANESISFDAGEGETVAIVGESGCGKSTFAKVLMGLETATEGEVRLDGTDLGSIEVKKRTPEQLASLQMVFQNPNDTLNPSHSIGYQIGRVIKRFGIESDPAKIQDRVHKLLDTVKLPRDFVNRKPRQLSGGQKQRVGIARAFAGNPKTVIADEPISALDVSVAAAVTELLMDIQREHRTTLLFISHDLSAVRYLADRIVVMYLGQIMERGTTDEVFAPPYHPYTEALLSAVPIADPEVEKRRIVLEGNLPSPLDPPKGCPFSTRCQRKVGDICDNEPPPVQLDGEGHSIACHIPLDELREVEPVITIPDRDLEAPAPTQA; translated from the coding sequence ATGGCGGATCACAACGGCAACGGAGGCGGCGACGCGCCGGTGCTCGATATCTCGGGTCTCCGGCTCAGCTACTACACGCGCGCCGGGGAGATCCCCGCGGTGATGGACTTCGACCTCACCATCGCCAAGGGCGAATCCGTGGGGCTCGTGGGCGAGTCCGGATGCGGCAAGTCCACCGTGGCCAACGGCATCATGCGCTACATGGGCAAGAACGGCGGCATCGTCGGCGGCACCATCAAGTTTCAGGGCCGGGACATGGCGGAGATGAGCGAGGAGGAGATCCGGCGGGTGCGCGGCAAGGACATCGCCATGATCTACCAGGAGCCCATGGCCGCGCTCAATCCGAGCCTGACCATCGCCGCTCAGCTCATGGAAGTCCCCATGATCCACGAGGGGGTCAGCGAGGAAGAGGCGTTCCAGCGCTCCTTCGACATGCTGTCGGCGGTGCACATCCCGGACCCCAAGCGCCTGATGGACTCGTACCCGCACCAGGTTTCCGGCGGCCAGCAGCAGCGCGTGGTCATCGCCATGGCGCTCCTGTCGCGGCCGGCGCTCCTGCTCCTGGACGAGCCCACCACGGCGCTGGACGTGACCGTGGAGGCGGGCATCGTCGAACTGATCGCGGAGTTGAGCAAGGAATCCGGCACCTCGCTGCTCTACATCTCCCACAACCTGGGCCTGATGCTGGAGGTGTGCGACCGCATCTGCGTCATGTACTCCGGCGAGGTGGTGGAGGAGGGGCATATCAGCTCCATTTTCTCCTGGCCCAAGCACCCGTACACCCACGGCCTGTTCGGCTGCATCCCGCTGCCGCACGCGGACAAGAACGCGCGTCCGCTGAACGCCATCAAGGGCCAGCTTCCGCTGCCGCACCAGCGCCCCACGGGCTGCTATTTCGGGCCACGCTGCGACTTTTTCCAGGCCGGACGCTGCGACAGCGACCACATCCCCATGGAGGAAGTCTTCACCGACGACGACGACGCCCACCGGGTACGCTGCCTGCGCTGGAACGAGATCGATCACGACGAGGCGCGTAGCGTCGAGACGACGCGCGAGCCCATCGAGGTGGGCGATACGGTCCTCGAAGTCGACAACATGCGCAAGTACTACGAGGTCAAGGAGAGCACGCTGGCGGCGATGGTTTCCGGCGGCTCCGTGCGCCAGGTCAAGGCCAACGAGAGCATCAGCTTCGACGCCGGAGAAGGGGAGACGGTGGCCATCGTGGGCGAGTCGGGGTGCGGCAAGTCCACCTTCGCCAAGGTGCTCATGGGGCTGGAGACCGCCACGGAAGGGGAGGTGCGCCTCGACGGCACGGACCTCGGCAGCATCGAGGTCAAGAAACGCACTCCCGAGCAGCTCGCGTCGCTGCAGATGGTGTTCCAGAATCCCAACGACACCCTCAATCCGTCCCACAGCATCGGCTACCAGATCGGACGGGTGATCAAGCGTTTCGGCATCGAATCCGATCCCGCGAAGATCCAGGATCGGGTCCACAAGCTGCTCGATACGGTGAAGCTGCCGCGCGACTTCGTCAACCGCAAGCCGCGCCAGCTATCCGGCGGACAGAAGCAGCGGGTGGGCATCGCCCGCGCCTTCGCAGGCAATCCCAAGACCGTCATCGCGGACGAGCCCATCTCCGCCCTCGACGTCTCCGTGGCCGCGGCCGTGACCGAGCTGCTGATGGACATCCAGCGCGAGCACCGCACCACGCTCCTGTTCATCAGCCACGACCTGTCCGCGGTGCGCTATCTCGCAGACCGCATTGTGGTCATGTACCTGGGACAGATCATGGAGCGGGGGACCACGGACGAGGTCTTCGCGCCGCCGTACCACCCCTATACCGAGGCGCTGCTGTCGGCCGTGCCCATCGCCGACCCCGAGGTGGAGAAGCGCCGCATCGTGCTGGAAGGCAATCTCCCGAGCCCCCTGGACCCACCCAAGGGATGCCCGTTCTCCACCCGCTGCCAGCGCAAGGTCGGCGACATCTGCGACAACGAGCCGCCCCCGGTCCAGCTCGACGGCGAGGGCCACTCCATCGCCTGCCACATTCCGCTGGACGAGCTGCGCGAGGTGGAACCGGTGATCACCATCCCGGACCGGGACCTGGAAGCGCCGGCGCCGACGCAGGCGTAA